The following coding sequences are from one bacterium SCSIO 12741 window:
- a CDS encoding RecQ family ATP-dependent DNA helicase: MATTKHTEILKKYWGYDAFRPLQQDIIESVLVGTDTLALLPTGGGKSICFQVPALMSEGLCLVISPLIALMKDQVQNLQEKGIKAQALTSGMSRREIDVALDNCIYGSIKFLYVSPERLRSELFRSRVQQMNLSLIAVDEAHCISQWGYDFRPDYLEIAQLREWAPGVRMIALTATATPEVVVDIQEKLQFAKPCVFQKSFERSNLVYLVYREPDKFGKLRRLIDKVGGSGIVYVRNRRRTMDLARQLKQLGYSAEAYHAGMGITERDARQHSWIKGETQIIVATNAFGMGIDKPDVRWVVHLDLPESPEAYFQEAGRAGRDGKKSWAVLLFDEGDIEKLRENWLTSFPEKPFIKRVYTGLGNYLQLAIGSGEGRIFPFDLIDFSNRYRFNPTETFHALKLLEREGYIHLSDAVYQPSKIQVLLSKSELYNLEVSQPARSQILLTLLRSYSGMFDHPTPVREKLLAQRLNITTGELRKKLQHLHRQRVIDYQPSSETPRITFLKERLQDENVFLSKINYEDRKKTGGQKMEAMLEYVRSEQCTSQILLQYFGEDDAPECGQCNRCQQRQSNHTSYSREELMQLIMQKLEIGPVALSDLIKDFSLIEENQLIETVQWLHGDGRLEIGPGNRLKRLY; encoded by the coding sequence ATGGCCACGACAAAACATACGGAAATCCTTAAGAAATACTGGGGTTATGACGCTTTTCGTCCGCTTCAACAAGACATCATTGAGTCTGTTTTAGTGGGTACGGATACTTTGGCTTTGTTGCCCACCGGTGGAGGAAAATCGATTTGTTTTCAAGTACCTGCTTTAATGAGTGAGGGGCTATGTCTGGTCATTTCTCCGCTCATCGCCCTCATGAAGGATCAAGTACAAAACCTTCAGGAAAAAGGAATTAAGGCCCAGGCCCTGACTTCGGGGATGAGTAGACGTGAGATTGATGTAGCCCTTGACAACTGTATTTATGGATCGATCAAGTTTCTTTACGTATCGCCCGAGAGGTTGAGATCGGAGTTGTTTCGCAGCCGGGTACAGCAGATGAATTTATCTCTGATTGCGGTGGACGAAGCGCACTGTATTTCGCAATGGGGTTATGATTTTAGACCCGATTACCTTGAAATTGCCCAACTGCGCGAATGGGCACCTGGGGTACGAATGATTGCCTTGACAGCCACGGCTACACCCGAAGTGGTGGTCGACATTCAGGAAAAACTACAATTTGCCAAGCCTTGTGTCTTTCAGAAAAGTTTTGAGCGATCCAATTTGGTGTATTTGGTATACCGCGAACCAGATAAGTTTGGAAAACTACGTCGACTGATCGACAAGGTGGGTGGTTCGGGAATCGTTTATGTTCGAAACCGCAGGCGAACCATGGATTTGGCTCGGCAATTGAAGCAATTGGGCTACTCTGCTGAGGCCTATCATGCGGGTATGGGAATCACCGAAAGAGATGCCCGACAGCATTCTTGGATAAAAGGAGAAACCCAGATCATAGTGGCGACCAATGCCTTTGGAATGGGAATCGATAAACCTGACGTTCGCTGGGTGGTCCATCTGGACTTGCCGGAATCGCCAGAAGCCTATTTCCAAGAGGCGGGTAGGGCTGGAAGAGATGGGAAAAAATCCTGGGCGGTGCTCCTGTTTGATGAAGGAGATATTGAGAAACTTCGGGAAAATTGGTTGACCTCTTTTCCGGAAAAACCGTTCATAAAGCGGGTATACACCGGTTTGGGGAATTACCTTCAACTGGCCATTGGGTCGGGAGAAGGCCGGATATTTCCCTTTGATTTGATTGATTTTTCCAACCGGTATCGGTTCAATCCAACGGAAACTTTTCACGCTCTAAAGCTTCTCGAACGAGAGGGCTATATTCACCTGTCGGATGCGGTTTATCAGCCGTCTAAGATTCAGGTGCTGTTGTCTAAATCGGAATTGTATAACCTGGAAGTTTCTCAGCCGGCCAGAAGTCAAATTCTCTTGACTTTACTCCGGTCTTATTCGGGAATGTTTGATCATCCTACTCCGGTCAGGGAGAAGTTGTTGGCCCAACGTCTCAATATAACCACGGGTGAATTGAGGAAAAAACTGCAGCACCTGCATCGGCAAAGAGTGATCGATTATCAACCATCCTCGGAAACTCCGAGAATTACCTTTCTCAAGGAAAGACTTCAGGATGAAAATGTGTTTCTCTCCAAGATCAACTACGAGGATCGGAAAAAGACCGGAGGGCAAAAAATGGAGGCGATGCTGGAGTATGTGCGATCCGAGCAATGTACGTCTCAAATTCTACTGCAGTATTTTGGAGAGGATGATGCCCCTGAATGCGGACAGTGTAATCGATGTCAGCAAAGACAATCCAATCATACCTCGTATTCCAGGGAGGAACTCATGCAGCTGATTATGCAAAAACTGGAGATAGGACCTGTAGCATTATCCGATTTGATCAAGGATTTCTCGCTTATTGAAGAGAACCAGCTGATAGAGACAGTCCAATGGCTTCACGGTGACGGACGTCTTGAAATAGGGCCTGGGAATCGGTTAAAACGCCTTTATTGA
- a CDS encoding 1-acyl-sn-glycerol-3-phosphate acyltransferase, protein MSILKQDAFGTPLMVKRLLIIIFGMIAFPRLFIFNRSVVKGMENLRNLPDHNVLFVCNHQTYFMDVVLMYAVFSANKNRTKNLNLFYYALNPILNFYYVAALETMRSGILPKLMSYTGAVTIKRTWREAGKSIKRKVDPKDLESIFKALDSGWVTTFPQGTTKPYSPGRRGTAFLIKHQKPIVVPLEINGFRRAFNKSGLFMKKRRTELTMVIKEPLELTYEESSEEIMEKIMNQIGQSEEFYPGGVEVEPKKN, encoded by the coding sequence ATGTCAATTCTCAAGCAAGATGCGTTCGGAACCCCACTGATGGTCAAGCGATTACTGATCATTATTTTTGGCATGATTGCCTTTCCGAGACTCTTTATTTTTAATCGTTCTGTGGTGAAGGGAATGGAGAATTTGCGCAATCTCCCCGATCACAACGTGCTTTTCGTCTGCAACCATCAAACTTATTTTATGGATGTGGTTTTGATGTATGCGGTGTTTAGCGCGAACAAAAATCGGACGAAAAATCTCAATCTTTTCTACTACGCTCTCAATCCGATTCTCAATTTCTATTATGTGGCCGCCCTGGAAACCATGCGATCAGGAATATTGCCCAAATTGATGTCGTATACCGGAGCTGTTACCATTAAAAGAACCTGGAGGGAAGCGGGCAAATCCATTAAGCGTAAAGTAGACCCCAAAGACCTGGAGAGCATTTTTAAGGCCCTCGACTCTGGGTGGGTAACCACCTTTCCCCAGGGAACTACTAAACCTTATTCTCCGGGAAGACGCGGTACCGCCTTTTTGATCAAGCATCAAAAACCGATCGTAGTACCTCTGGAAATCAATGGATTCCGTAGAGCCTTCAACAAAAGTGGATTGTTCATGAAAAAGCGCCGAACAGAGCTTACCATGGTAATCAAAGAGCCCTTGGAACTGACCTATGAAGAGTCTTCAGAAGAGATCATGGAGAAGATCATGAACCAAATCGGTCAATCTGAAGAATTCTACCCCGGAGGCGTAGAAGTGGAACCCAAAAAAAATTAG
- a CDS encoding TonB-dependent receptor: MSIPGERIPNTREKALKINLRRDIFGSFGEIGAGQEVANHFYRAGGASGTIAFSLSAYDMKISDFIYGESERYVCEPRLVQMLNFEYKLTTRKLEHRADQTRFFTFSNTVEVLNFKKTNQGHGWIGIRFQLNPRTAPNECVIHVNLHDNDQKLQQNALGILGVNLIYACYFYNHDPKLMLKSLMDNLSRNRVEINTFRLTGPDFGHIDNRLMALRLVKFGMTEVAIFGPSGDVMQPSEAFYKKNVMMLRGRFRPVTHVNIDMLNTGLSMFKKEEDVDEDKLRVVFELTLKDLSADGTIRDKDFLDRVDILSRLGHTVMISNYVKYYKVVQYMSRFTAGRKIGMILGISNLQTIFDEKYYENLPGGIFEAFGTGFGTNVKMYVYPARLANSEELTTSVNMDLIPRLQGLLNYLRDNNKLSDIENVNTDILHIVSDRVLEMIRNGESGWEELVPEKVADSIKTQELFDYKPSLVQ; this comes from the coding sequence ATGAGTATTCCCGGAGAACGGATTCCGAACACGAGAGAGAAAGCCTTAAAAATCAACCTCAGAAGAGACATTTTTGGTTCATTTGGTGAAATTGGTGCAGGTCAGGAAGTGGCTAACCATTTTTACCGGGCTGGTGGAGCAAGTGGAACGATCGCTTTTAGTCTTTCTGCTTACGATATGAAAATATCGGATTTCATCTATGGTGAATCGGAGCGCTATGTGTGCGAACCACGTTTGGTTCAAATGCTCAACTTCGAATACAAGCTTACTACCCGAAAACTGGAACACCGTGCGGATCAAACCCGCTTCTTTACGTTTTCGAATACAGTAGAGGTTTTAAACTTTAAGAAAACGAACCAAGGCCATGGCTGGATTGGAATCCGTTTTCAGTTGAATCCACGCACCGCACCTAACGAATGTGTGATTCACGTTAACCTCCACGACAACGATCAAAAACTGCAACAAAATGCTTTGGGTATTTTAGGAGTAAACTTGATTTATGCCTGTTACTTCTACAACCATGACCCTAAGCTTATGCTTAAATCCTTGATGGATAATCTCTCTCGAAATCGAGTTGAGATTAATACCTTCCGCCTTACAGGTCCAGACTTCGGCCACATCGATAATCGATTGATGGCACTGAGACTGGTAAAATTTGGGATGACTGAAGTAGCCATTTTCGGACCTTCCGGAGATGTGATGCAACCTTCTGAAGCTTTCTACAAGAAAAATGTAATGATGCTTCGAGGGCGGTTTAGACCTGTTACCCATGTCAACATCGATATGCTCAACACGGGGCTTTCTATGTTTAAGAAAGAGGAAGATGTGGACGAGGATAAACTGCGAGTGGTCTTTGAATTGACCCTCAAAGATTTAAGTGCCGATGGTACGATCCGAGACAAGGACTTCCTTGATCGGGTGGACATTCTCTCCAGACTGGGACATACCGTAATGATTTCCAACTACGTGAAGTACTACAAAGTGGTTCAGTACATGTCTCGTTTTACAGCGGGTCGAAAAATTGGAATGATCCTGGGTATCTCCAACTTGCAAACCATTTTTGATGAGAAGTACTACGAGAATCTACCGGGTGGTATTTTCGAAGCCTTCGGAACCGGATTTGGTACCAATGTGAAGATGTACGTCTACCCTGCCCGATTGGCCAATAGTGAGGAATTGACGACTTCCGTGAACATGGATTTGATCCCCAGACTTCAAGGACTATTAAATTACCTACGAGACAACAACAAATTGTCGGACATTGAAAACGTCAATACCGACATTCTTCATATTGTTTCTGACCGGGTACTTGAGATGATCCGAAATGGTGAATCCGGATGGGAAGAACTCGTCCCTGAAAAGGTGGCAGATTCCATCAAGACCCAAGAACTTTTTGACTACAAGCCGAGCTTGGTGCAATAG
- a CDS encoding T9SS type A sorting domain-containing protein, translating into MRYILTSILAIAALLLWWQQTELMLQADPVPEAREGTVVVSHEKSSFNRIMREQWIESMHRAEPGTDWRNQDLTFRIRQSFNTASRSASSLDTVHDGEWFERGSNNQSGRMVYALFSPDSQLITAASAGGIIWEADIDLLNWQPLNDQFRINNIVSMAHVQVNGQPRLVAASGDRAVYYSDDHGKTWSQSRGLENLSNWGSVHQMTACYNKSLFMVCNEWDYTNWVSINSLYYSPDGGENFQLVSSYDPNRYGPINYFDLHTIAQSDTFSLFLFRDSISVLDGKTGAIRPHDRVPIRAFGQGMLTGTRNNDSLKLFAFIGGYFYSSNGSGKQWAFRGNTTQTPFRVNSFSSSQVDTSALFFGAVECFRSTNGGLDLQKINSWQNYYDHVEDSLHADIPFIGRFEDDQGNEFHLIGTDGGLYISRDQLQSVKNLSLQYLNVSQYYSTYSTQNGEPWIYAGSQDQGFQRSKQKEQSILNYDQVISGDYGHLGSNDGGKSIWIVYPGFVGFYKDARQDNHLAASWSFNQQMESSLWLPPLVADPDVANKAYLIGVHDKNDPDKKSNIIEMTFSGSSITTTTRTYNFNLSPQKDEYLTALAISPIESKNWYALTNKGNFFFSIDGGKQWSRSAFFTGPDPHYFYGASIYASRYKDQEVWVAGSGYSNPPVYRSLNGGRDFTPVIDSLPRTLVYDITGGGQDSVMYAATEVGPYVWHSRTNRWYEMSKNQAPDQVYWSVEFVESEKLARFGTYGRGIWDFQIDTPVINFIPTPIAVSKTWKLYPNPADQYIHITTENPEDGLTISLFDQQGKRVLEQTLPSGQEKMVDVSGVSPGNYLLHSPGYATQKVLIQR; encoded by the coding sequence ATGCGCTATATTCTTACCTCCATATTAGCGATTGCAGCCCTGTTGCTTTGGTGGCAGCAGACCGAACTCATGCTCCAGGCCGATCCTGTGCCAGAAGCCCGAGAAGGAACCGTTGTTGTTTCGCACGAAAAGAGCTCCTTTAACCGAATCATGCGTGAGCAATGGATTGAATCCATGCATCGCGCTGAACCAGGAACAGATTGGAGAAATCAAGACCTCACTTTTCGCATTCGTCAATCGTTTAACACGGCTTCAAGATCTGCATCTTCTTTAGATACGGTACACGACGGAGAATGGTTTGAGCGAGGTAGCAACAATCAATCCGGGCGGATGGTGTATGCCCTATTCAGTCCAGATAGCCAACTTATCACGGCTGCTTCGGCGGGTGGAATCATTTGGGAAGCCGACATTGACTTACTCAACTGGCAACCTTTAAATGATCAATTTCGGATCAACAACATTGTGTCCATGGCCCATGTGCAGGTAAATGGTCAACCGCGTTTGGTAGCCGCATCCGGAGACCGGGCCGTATACTACTCCGACGATCACGGAAAAACCTGGAGCCAGTCCAGAGGATTGGAAAATCTATCCAATTGGGGGTCGGTTCATCAAATGACGGCCTGCTACAACAAGTCTCTTTTTATGGTTTGTAACGAATGGGACTATACCAATTGGGTAAGCATCAATAGCCTTTACTACTCCCCAGATGGCGGAGAAAACTTCCAGTTGGTTTCGAGTTATGATCCCAACCGATATGGCCCGATCAACTATTTTGACTTACATACCATTGCCCAATCCGATACCTTTTCCCTGTTTTTGTTTCGGGATTCCATTTCGGTTTTGGATGGAAAAACCGGAGCTATTCGTCCACACGACAGAGTGCCTATTCGGGCCTTTGGTCAAGGCATGCTCACCGGAACCCGGAACAACGATTCCCTAAAGCTCTTTGCCTTTATTGGAGGATACTTCTACTCTTCCAATGGTAGCGGTAAACAATGGGCTTTCAGAGGAAATACAACCCAAACTCCATTTCGGGTAAACAGTTTTAGCTCCAGCCAGGTGGACACAAGTGCGTTGTTTTTCGGTGCTGTAGAATGTTTCCGCTCTACCAACGGTGGTCTGGATTTACAGAAAATCAACTCCTGGCAGAACTACTACGATCATGTAGAAGATTCTCTTCACGCGGATATTCCTTTTATTGGAAGGTTTGAAGATGATCAGGGCAACGAATTTCATCTGATTGGAACGGATGGTGGGTTGTACATTTCTCGAGATCAATTGCAATCGGTAAAGAACCTGAGCTTGCAATACCTCAATGTTTCCCAATATTATTCAACCTATTCTACCCAAAACGGAGAACCCTGGATTTATGCAGGATCTCAAGATCAAGGATTTCAGCGCAGCAAACAAAAGGAACAGTCTATTCTCAATTATGATCAGGTAATAAGTGGAGACTATGGGCACCTCGGAAGTAATGACGGAGGAAAGTCTATCTGGATTGTTTATCCCGGCTTTGTAGGATTCTACAAAGATGCGCGCCAAGACAACCATTTGGCCGCCAGTTGGAGCTTCAATCAGCAAATGGAAAGTTCGTTGTGGCTTCCACCCTTGGTTGCTGATCCTGACGTAGCCAATAAGGCTTACCTCATTGGAGTTCATGACAAAAATGACCCGGATAAGAAGTCAAACATCATTGAAATGACTTTTAGTGGAAGCTCCATTACAACCACAACCCGAACGTATAATTTCAATCTTTCTCCGCAAAAGGATGAATACCTCACGGCTCTTGCTATTTCACCTATAGAAAGCAAAAATTGGTATGCGCTAACGAATAAGGGCAACTTCTTTTTCTCTATTGATGGAGGTAAACAATGGAGTCGATCGGCCTTCTTTACAGGACCAGACCCCCATTACTTCTATGGAGCGTCTATTTACGCTTCCCGATATAAGGATCAAGAAGTATGGGTGGCAGGAAGTGGTTATTCCAACCCTCCTGTTTATCGGTCTTTAAATGGTGGCCGTGATTTTACTCCGGTAATTGATAGCCTTCCTCGTACCTTGGTTTATGACATTACAGGAGGTGGCCAGGACAGCGTCATGTATGCGGCAACGGAAGTGGGTCCCTATGTGTGGCACTCCAGAACGAATCGCTGGTATGAAATGAGTAAGAACCAAGCTCCCGATCAGGTGTATTGGTCGGTTGAATTTGTGGAAAGTGAAAAATTGGCCCGCTTTGGAACTTATGGTCGTGGAATTTGGGATTTCCAAATTGATACTCCGGTGATTAACTTTATCCCTACTCCAATTGCCGTTTCCAAAACCTGGAAATTATACCCCAATCCGGCTGATCAATACATCCACATCACCACGGAAAATCCGGAAGATGGTTTGACCATTTCCCTTTTCGATCAACAAGGAAAAAGAGTGCTTGAACAAACACTCCCCTCTGGTCAAGAGAAAATGGTAGATGTAAGTGGCGTGTCACCAGGAAACTACTTGTTGCATTCGCCCGGATATGCCACTCAAAAGGTTTTAATTCAACGGTAA
- a CDS encoding tetratricopeptide repeat protein, with translation MNAVWRNPLYSFFIVVITCWLVYANSLGNQFALDDLSAITGNSLVQKGVGGIGEIWSHAYLYGFSGADDESYRPLPLTLHALVYGLTNNSPFAHHFLQVLLYSLFCGIGYLLLRKWMPDKPVLVLLLALVFAVHPLHTEVVANIKSLDELLSFGLGISALFLFSKYLENSNLSTLIASLGVYLLALLSKENAVTFVLLFPLAAWFFGSGNVRKSLPKALLFVAPVLVYFLLRSSVLSTQTFDGDSEKLSAINNALLLTNGFGEYLATAFAILLYYLKLLIFPSPLTYDYSLSFFEIIDLSSPQFWISALLYISILALAIWGLLKKQVQALGWLWFLITLSIYSNLVVSIASSAGERFLLTPSFGFILGLVCLIHIQLLKEKKPAVIYGILGLVILIFSVLTIQRNPVWENNDTLLLTDVKTSQNSFRANWFAGQQLKRQALASTQQDERSRLLQSSLNYLTKSYSIYSEYIDIYQEMADVLKNQGKWDKMLKVSKEGSQKFPEDEQISLQLGEAYLNLGQFAQARTPFAQLHHSSDTNFQYLSLFNTGATFLNERRFDSSRVYFDRARSIRPEFEEVNYYLAMSQFQLEEYDNAIRGFLKVTPENPAFAHSQSSIGTIYLIQGQFENALTHLKTALVYVPGDANILNNMAAAYHQLGNDEKAQECIELIGQNSSPQ, from the coding sequence ATGAATGCAGTTTGGCGTAATCCCCTTTATTCCTTTTTTATTGTAGTGATCACCTGCTGGTTGGTATATGCCAACTCATTGGGCAACCAATTTGCGCTGGATGATCTTTCGGCAATAACAGGCAATTCACTCGTTCAAAAAGGAGTAGGCGGAATTGGCGAGATTTGGTCCCATGCCTACCTCTATGGTTTTAGCGGTGCGGATGATGAGTCCTACCGTCCCCTGCCCCTAACCCTTCATGCGCTGGTTTATGGATTAACCAACAACTCCCCTTTTGCCCATCATTTTCTTCAGGTATTGTTATACAGCCTGTTTTGTGGAATAGGCTATCTCCTGCTCCGCAAATGGATGCCTGACAAACCCGTTTTGGTATTGCTCTTAGCCTTGGTCTTTGCTGTCCATCCCTTGCATACGGAAGTGGTGGCTAACATCAAAAGTTTGGACGAACTGCTCTCATTTGGCTTGGGAATTTCGGCCCTCTTTCTGTTTTCCAAGTACCTTGAAAATTCAAACCTTTCAACGCTAATCGCATCGCTTGGCGTATACCTTTTGGCCCTGCTCAGTAAGGAGAATGCAGTCACTTTTGTCCTACTATTTCCACTTGCCGCCTGGTTCTTTGGATCAGGAAATGTACGGAAATCCCTCCCAAAAGCTTTGCTTTTTGTGGCCCCCGTTCTCGTTTATTTCTTGTTGCGTTCCTCCGTGCTATCCACTCAAACCTTTGATGGGGATTCAGAAAAACTATCGGCGATTAACAATGCCTTATTGCTAACTAACGGATTTGGAGAATACCTGGCAACGGCCTTCGCGATTTTGCTCTACTACTTGAAGTTGCTCATATTCCCTTCTCCATTGACCTACGATTACTCGCTCAGCTTTTTTGAAATCATCGATCTAAGTTCACCCCAATTCTGGATTTCGGCTTTGCTTTATATCTCCATTCTTGCCTTAGCCATTTGGGGGTTATTAAAAAAGCAAGTTCAGGCCTTGGGCTGGTTGTGGTTTCTGATCACCTTGAGCATCTACTCCAACCTGGTTGTGTCCATCGCTTCTTCTGCCGGCGAACGGTTTCTACTTACTCCTTCCTTTGGTTTTATTTTAGGCCTTGTTTGCTTAATCCATATCCAGCTTTTGAAGGAAAAAAAGCCGGCCGTCATCTATGGAATTTTGGGCTTGGTTATCCTTATTTTTTCGGTTCTCACTATTCAGCGAAATCCAGTTTGGGAAAACAACGACACCTTGCTCTTGACGGATGTGAAAACATCCCAAAACTCCTTCCGGGCAAATTGGTTTGCCGGTCAGCAACTGAAGCGTCAAGCCCTTGCTTCTACCCAGCAGGATGAGCGTTCAAGACTTTTGCAGTCCTCTTTGAACTACCTGACCAAAAGTTACTCCATTTACTCCGAGTACATCGACATCTACCAGGAAATGGCCGATGTACTAAAAAATCAAGGTAAATGGGACAAAATGTTGAAGGTAAGCAAGGAAGGTTCCCAGAAGTTTCCTGAGGATGAGCAAATCAGTTTACAGCTTGGCGAGGCTTATTTGAATTTGGGACAGTTTGCCCAGGCTCGCACCCCTTTTGCCCAGTTACATCATTCCAGCGATACCAATTTTCAATACCTCAGTCTGTTCAACACCGGAGCGACATTCCTGAACGAACGTCGCTTTGACTCTTCACGGGTTTACTTTGACCGGGCTCGAAGCATTCGTCCAGAATTCGAAGAGGTGAATTACTACCTGGCCATGTCTCAATTCCAATTGGAGGAATACGATAACGCCATTCGGGGATTCCTAAAAGTTACTCCTGAGAATCCGGCTTTTGCTCATTCTCAATCCTCCATCGGAACCATTTACTTAATTCAGGGCCAATTTGAAAATGCCCTTACGCACCTGAAAACAGCTCTTGTTTATGTGCCCGGAGATGCCAACATTTTGAACAACATGGCGGCTGCATATCACCAATTGGGAAATGACGAAAAAGCTCAGGAATGCATAGAATTAATCGGTCAGAACAGCTCGCCTCAATAA
- a CDS encoding WYL domain-containing protein: protein MPANKYALLRYRILDKRIRNKYKPYPTKEDLRQACEDHLYNSFGERVSESTIEKDLFAMRNEEGLGYLAPIKYSREYGGYYYTDPDYSIDDLPLNEEDMEALKFAATTLSQFKEIRMFDRFGSAIDKLMGRLSMAVESEQESVDQFVQFENTPTARGTEYLSSLLEAAHQQAAVRMKYQSFTHQQESSRIFHPYLLKEFRHRWYVVGFDADGEKIKTFGLDRITGIEPMGSKFEVREAFERDNFFKHTLGITTGTESPERVRLSFTPSQAHYLKTQPLHESQQILVDNDKEMQIELQVVVSHELIMQLLSFGKQVQVMEPSSLVQKIQKILQETLNQYSA from the coding sequence ATGCCAGCAAACAAGTATGCCTTGCTCCGCTACCGTATCCTAGATAAGCGCATCAGAAATAAGTACAAACCCTACCCTACCAAGGAAGATCTACGTCAGGCTTGTGAAGATCACTTATACAATAGTTTTGGAGAGCGCGTCTCAGAATCAACCATTGAGAAGGACCTATTTGCCATGCGCAACGAAGAAGGTTTAGGTTACCTGGCACCCATTAAATACTCTCGAGAATACGGAGGATATTACTACACCGATCCGGACTACTCTATTGACGATTTGCCACTCAATGAGGAGGATATGGAAGCTTTGAAATTTGCGGCCACCACCCTGTCTCAGTTTAAAGAGATTCGCATGTTTGACCGATTTGGCTCAGCGATTGACAAACTCATGGGTCGATTGTCGATGGCCGTTGAAAGTGAACAAGAATCGGTGGATCAATTTGTACAATTTGAAAATACACCCACGGCCCGGGGAACAGAATACTTGTCCAGTTTATTGGAAGCCGCGCATCAGCAGGCTGCGGTTAGAATGAAATACCAAAGCTTTACGCATCAGCAAGAAAGTTCTCGGATATTCCATCCATACCTGCTTAAAGAGTTTCGCCATCGCTGGTATGTAGTGGGCTTTGATGCCGATGGTGAAAAGATAAAAACCTTTGGCCTGGACCGGATAACAGGTATAGAACCTATGGGATCCAAGTTTGAGGTACGTGAGGCTTTTGAACGTGACAATTTCTTTAAGCATACCCTGGGCATTACCACAGGAACCGAATCACCTGAGCGTGTTCGCTTGTCCTTTACTCCTTCTCAGGCTCATTACCTGAAAACTCAGCCCCTCCATGAATCTCAGCAGATTTTAGTGGATAATGACAAGGAAATGCAGATTGAACTGCAGGTAGTGGTATCCCACGAACTGATTATGCAACTGCTATCCTTTGGAAAACAGGTACAAGTAATGGAACCCAGCTCACTGGTCCAGAAAATTCAAAAAATACTACAGGAAACCTTAAACCAGTACTCGGCTTAA
- the hisC gene encoding histidinol-phosphate transaminase: MIEIPENITELKSYKPGKPIQEIIADLGLDKTAVLWNNENNFGPSPMALEEVSKVLGNSHVYPDPVSLELRKRIAELNQRQVDEVVVGNGSEEIFNNLFNAFFKPGEELLTCTGTFVAVYIWAKANKVPVHTVPLTSDYRFDPDALYQAITPKTKAIYLANPNNPTGAIIEEDELRSFLDKIPSHIIVVVDEAYFEFARDISPKYPDTSGWDYDNLITLRTFSKAYGIAAIRIGYALAKPALIEALAKVKLTFAPSNLAQAAGNGAIQDEAFLAKTIDNNTQEMEKFCASLDEMGFRHVPSYGNFVMLEMDSADQVQAYFHELLKKGVFVRPLPAFGLPHCLRITIGLPEENQLCVDALKECKVQLS, from the coding sequence ATGATCGAAATTCCTGAGAACATTACCGAACTAAAGAGTTACAAACCCGGAAAACCCATTCAAGAAATTATCGCCGATTTGGGATTGGATAAAACCGCGGTTTTATGGAACAATGAAAACAATTTTGGCCCTTCACCCATGGCCTTGGAGGAAGTGTCAAAAGTTCTTGGAAACTCGCATGTATACCCTGATCCGGTAAGTTTGGAGCTTAGGAAGCGTATTGCTGAACTAAACCAGCGTCAGGTTGATGAGGTGGTTGTAGGAAATGGATCTGAGGAGATTTTTAATAACCTCTTCAATGCCTTTTTCAAACCTGGAGAAGAATTGTTGACCTGTACCGGAACCTTTGTGGCTGTGTACATTTGGGCCAAGGCCAATAAGGTGCCCGTACATACGGTACCACTTACTAGCGATTACCGTTTTGATCCCGATGCGCTTTACCAGGCCATTACACCTAAAACCAAGGCGATTTACCTCGCTAACCCAAATAACCCAACTGGTGCAATCATTGAAGAAGATGAGCTACGCAGCTTTTTGGATAAGATTCCTTCCCACATCATTGTGGTGGTAGATGAGGCTTATTTTGAATTTGCCCGAGACATAAGCCCCAAGTATCCGGATACTTCTGGTTGGGATTACGATAACTTAATCACCTTGAGAACCTTTTCCAAAGCGTATGGAATTGCAGCGATCCGAATTGGTTATGCCTTGGCTAAGCCAGCTTTGATTGAAGCTTTGGCTAAAGTGAAGCTGACTTTTGCTCCTTCCAATTTGGCCCAGGCTGCCGGTAATGGAGCTATTCAGGATGAAGCTTTTCTCGCAAAAACCATAGACAACAATACCCAGGAAATGGAGAAGTTTTGCGCTTCATTGGATGAAATGGGATTTCGTCATGTGCCGAGTTATGGAAATTTTGTGATGCTTGAAATGGATTCAGCAGATCAGGTCCAGGCTTACTTTCATGAATTGTTGAAGAAGGGAGTATTTGTTCGTCCATTGCCCGCTTTTGGTCTACCTCATTGCCTTCGAATCACGATTGGATTGCCAGAAGAGAACCAATTGTGCGTAGATGCGTTAAAGGAGTGCAAAGTTCAATTGTCATAA